A part of Xenopus tropicalis strain Nigerian chromosome 4, UCB_Xtro_10.0, whole genome shotgun sequence genomic DNA contains:
- the MGC89174 gene encoding MGC89174 protein (The RefSeq protein has 1 substitution compared to this genomic sequence) — protein sequence MKIAIIGAGSSGLTSIKCCLDEGLEPTCFERSNDIGGVWRFTHEVEDGRASIYESVVSNTSKELMCYSDFPYPENFPNYLHNSKMLEYYRMYVDHFGLLKYIQFKTVVLSVQKCSDFASTGRWSVTTEKEGTQENVIFDAVMVCSGHHSEPHFPLDSYPGIKQFKGQYFHSQEYKNPTEYKGKRVVIIGMGNSASDIAVELSRTAAQVFLSTKRGAWVIRRVSDNGYPSDILHNRRFYIWMRNALPSDLVMWITEKKFNQWFDHANYGLQPTDRTQFKEPLFNDDLPSRITCGSVLVKTSVRKITETAVQFEDGTVEENIDVIIFATGYNYSFPFLDASVIKIDSSRTYLYKNIIPPNLEKATLGILGLIQPLGPIMPTAELQARWITRIFKGLCRFPPKNEVMDDIEKDRKIFIKRYGTTRENRLQVEFIEYLDSLASDIGVKPNIWYLFLTDPLLAMALCFGPCTPAQFRLTGPGKWPQARKQVMTTWDRIIKSTKTRTVKSKGPRFVTATRLLAALCLVVLLLSIFVYQSK from the exons ATGAAGATTGCCATTATTGGAGCAGGAAGTAGTGGCCTGACTTCTATCAAATGCTGTCTTGATGAAGGTTTGGAACCCACCTGTTTTGAAAGGAGTAATGATATTGGTGGGGTCTGGAGATTTACA catgagGTGGAAGATGGTAGAGCCAGTATCTATGAATCTGTGGTCAGCAACACCAGTAAAGAATTGATGTGCTACAGTGACTTCCCCTATCCAGAGAACTTTCCTAACTACCTTCACAACTCTAAGATGCTGGAGTATTACAGGATGTATGTGGATCATTTTGGTCTTCTAAAATATATCCAATTCAAG ACAGTGGTGCTCAGTGTTCAGAAATGCTCTGATTTTGCAAGTACTGGGCGTTGGAGTGTCACAACAGAGAAAGAAGGCACGCAGGAAAATGTCATCTTTGATGCTGTTATGGTTTGCTCTGGGCATCATTCTGAGCCACATTTTCCACTGGATAGTTATCCAG GTATAAAACAGTTTAAAGGCCAATATTTCCACAGTCAAGAATATAAGAACCCTACGGAATACAAAGGAAAACGAGTTGTAATAATAGGAATGGGAAATTCAGCATCTGATATTGCTGTGGAGCTCAGCCGGACTGCAGCACAG GTGTTTCTCAGCACAAAAAGAGGAGCATGGGTAATAAGGCGCGTGTCTGATAATGGTTACCCTTCGGATATCCTACATAATAGGCGCTTTTATATCTGGATGAGGAACACTCTGCCATCAGATCTGGTCATGtggattacagagaaaaaatttaatcagtggtTTGACCATGCTAACTATGGCCTGCAGCCAACTGACAG AACCCAGTTCAAAGAGCCACTATTTAATGATGACTTGCCAAGCCGTATAACTTGTGGATCTGTGTTGGTGAAGACATCAGTGAGAAAAATAACTGAAACAGCAGTGCAGTTTGAGGATGGAACTGTGGAAGAAAATATCGATGTAATCATCTTTGCCACAGGATATAATTATTCCTTCCCCTTTTTGGATGCATCTGTTATAAAAATAGACAGTAGTAGAacatatttatacaaaaatatcATCCCTCCAAACTTGGAGAAGGCCACACTTGGCATACTTGGACTTATTCAGCCTCTTGGACCTATTATGCCAACTGCAGAGCTGCAGGCTCGATGGATTACCAGAATTTTCAAAG GGCTTTGCAGGTTTCCTCCGAAAAATGAGGTGATGGATGATATTGAAAAGGACAGAAAAATCTTTATCAaaag ATATGGCACCACAAGAGAGAATCGGTTACAAGTGGAGTTCATTGAATACCTGGACAGCTTGGCCTCTGATATTGGTGTAAAGCCCAATATCTGGTATTTGTTTCTAACTGATCCATTGCTAGCTATGGCTCTCTGCTTTGGACCATGCACACCAGCTCAGTTTCGCCTGACAGGCCCAGGAAAATGGCCACAGGCCAGAAAGCAAGTCATGACCACGTGGGATCGTATTATAAAGTCAACAAAGACACGAACTGTGAAAAGCAAAGGGCCTAGATTTGTGACTGCCACTCGATTGCTGGCTGCTCTTTGCCTTGTAGTTCTGCTGTTGTCTATTTTCGTTTACCAATCTAAATAA